A single Phoenix dactylifera cultivar Barhee BC4 chromosome 1, palm_55x_up_171113_PBpolish2nd_filt_p, whole genome shotgun sequence DNA region contains:
- the LOC103710664 gene encoding KH domain-containing protein At5g56140-like, giving the protein MASGRYMACSPSTAPHSPHITGMRSITSAFVEQQRYLAELLAERQKLVPFMAVLPHCYWLLNQEIMRVTTLLGNASLLDQTGLEHGSPLTTGGLFSNGGAADMNGWASSFQPERLGLLQPSSAHGWLGQQGSSSGLIVKKTIRVDIPMDKYPNYNFVGRLLGPRGNSLKRMEASTECRVLIRGRGSIKDPAREETMRGKPGYEHLNEPLHILIEAELPVEIVDARLMQARDILEELLKPVDESLDFFKKQQLRELAMLNGTLREDVPQSPSVSPFHNSLSMKRAKTRV; this is encoded by the exons ATGGCTTCCGGCAGATACATGGCCTGCTCTCCCTCTACGGCCCCCCACTCCCCTCACATCACCGGCATGCGCTCCATCACCAGCGCGTTCGTCGAACAGCAGAG GTATCTAGCAGAGTTGCTGGCAGAGCGTCAAAAGCTTGTCCCCTTTATGGCCGTACTGCCACACTGCTATTGGTTGCTGAACCAAG AAATTATGCGTGTAACCACACTGTTGGGGAATGCCTCTCTTTTAGATCAAACTGGGCTTGAACATGGTAGCCCGCTGACCACCGGAGGATTATTTTCGAATGGAGGAGCGGCTGATATGAATGGGTGGGCATCATCATTTCAACCAGAA AGGTTAGGGTTGTTACAGCCTTCATCAGCACATGGCTGGCTTGGACAGCAAGGCAGCTCCTCAGGTCTCATTGTCAAAAAAACTATCAGGGTTGATATTCCTATGGACAAATACCCAAAT TACAACTTTGTCGGGCGGCTCCTTGGTCCTAGAGGAAATTCTCTCAAGCGAATGGAAGCAAGTACTGAATGTCGTGTCCTAATTAGAGGACGGGGTAGCATCAAAGATCCTGCGCGA GAGGAAACAATGAGAGGAAAGCCAGGATATGAACATCTGAATGAGCCCCTTCACATACTCATAGAAGCTGAGTTGCCCGTTGAAATTGTTGATGCTCGCTTGATGCAAGCTCGTGACATTCTTGAAGAGCTGCTGAAGCCTGTG GATGAATCGCTAGATTTCTTCAAAAAGCAGCAGCTTAGAGAGCTTGCTATGCTCAATGGAACACTTCGTGAAGATGTTCCGCAATCACCTTCCGTATCTCCCTTCCACAACAGCCTCAGCATGAAGAGAGCCAAGACAAGGGTGTAG